Proteins encoded within one genomic window of Desulfonatronospira thiodismutans ASO3-1:
- a CDS encoding DUF362 domain-containing protein, producing the protein MGLKNSLQRVYICSAAYDDRLDEVVEKILEVFPRERKDRLILVKPNILGPHAPEKAVTTHPMLVKSVVRVLEKKGARVIVGDNPGMGGYGKALHSARKCGVLECAGQCFVNLGHNPVRKDIHSKYFSQATISREVLEADEVINLPKLKTHSLTVLTGAVKNTFGYVVGADKMYLHASCPSAADFARGLLDIYQVRPPELNIMDAVLAMQGNGPSNGTPVYLNRILASDNAVSLDAAATHMLGIRPSQVPHLDFAGKMGLGETDPEKMNIKGSLEKIPGFKFPGTFIPGITGLVLNRYLSRWANCLPEVVSSRCISCGICAGHCPVGAMSMSSSGPVLDRDKCINCYCCQEMCPEDAIRLSGRFLRLLGRGSRRE; encoded by the coding sequence ATGGGACTTAAGAATTCATTGCAGCGGGTTTATATCTGCAGCGCAGCCTATGATGACCGCCTGGATGAAGTGGTGGAAAAAATCCTGGAGGTCTTTCCCCGGGAAAGAAAAGACAGGCTTATACTGGTCAAACCCAATATCCTGGGGCCCCACGCACCGGAAAAAGCTGTCACCACCCATCCCATGCTGGTAAAAAGCGTGGTCCGGGTCCTTGAGAAAAAAGGAGCCCGGGTTATTGTCGGCGACAATCCCGGCATGGGGGGATACGGCAAGGCTTTGCACTCGGCCCGCAAATGCGGCGTGCTTGAATGCGCCGGCCAATGTTTTGTCAACCTGGGACACAATCCGGTTCGAAAAGATATCCATTCAAAATATTTCAGTCAGGCCACCATATCCAGGGAAGTCCTGGAAGCAGACGAGGTCATTAACCTGCCCAAACTCAAGACCCATTCTTTGACAGTACTCACCGGGGCGGTAAAAAACACATTCGGCTACGTTGTGGGGGCAGACAAAATGTACCTGCATGCAAGCTGTCCTTCAGCAGCAGATTTTGCCCGGGGCCTTCTGGACATTTACCAGGTACGCCCACCGGAACTGAACATCATGGATGCAGTGCTGGCCATGCAGGGCAACGGGCCTTCCAACGGCACCCCGGTTTATCTGAACCGGATTCTGGCCTCGGACAATGCTGTCAGCCTGGATGCAGCTGCGACTCACATGCTGGGCATCAGACCTTCCCAGGTGCCGCACCTGGATTTTGCAGGCAAAATGGGACTTGGAGAAACAGACCCGGAAAAAATGAATATAAAAGGGTCCCTGGAAAAAATCCCTGGCTTTAAGTTTCCCGGGACGTTTATCCCCGGAATAACAGGGCTCGTGTTGAATCGCTACCTTTCCAGGTGGGCCAACTGCCTGCCTGAAGTAGTCAGCTCCAGGTGCATCTCCTGCGGGATCTGTGCCGGGCACTGTCCAGTGGGCGCAATGAGCATGTCTTCCAGCGGACCGGTGCTGGACAGGGACAAATGCATCAACTGCTACTGCTGTCAGGAAATGTGCCCTGAAGACGCCATCAGGCTTTCAGGCAGGTTTTTGCGTTTGCTTGGAAGAGGCTCTCGCCGGGAGTGA
- a CDS encoding S1 RNA-binding domain-containing protein: MEERDEEQSFARMLAESEMESGPELEPGDRVRGKIISIGKDHVYVDTGTKTDGVADREDLLDSEGNLALEEGDSVELFVVSRHQGEIRLASSFGAHGGVQQLMQAMEQEIPVQGKVKETCKGGFRVQVMGNHLAFCPMSQMDNRMVEDSQSLVGESMTFLVSRVEANGRNIVVSRRALKDKEQAESLHEFSRNYKPGDVLQGTVTRVEPYGVFVEVAPGLEGLVHISEMSWSRSLAPEEIVSVGDTVSVHLLGIEEKDKGQVRIGLSMKQAQADPWESITENFEPGSVVEGVVTRVAPFGAFVEISPGLEGLVHVSEMSYLKRVSKPEEEVQPGQKVRVKVKGIDSLERRISLSMRDAQGDPWEGVSTRYEKGTLVEGKMEKQEDFGMLVALEPGVVGLVPRSILHQNQDSSLTNKKPGDRVNVAVESVDEANRRISLQPADSVQSEEWQSYAPARDNGLGSLGLELKKAMEKKKG, translated from the coding sequence ATGGAAGAAAGAGACGAGGAACAGAGTTTTGCCCGCATGCTGGCTGAGTCGGAAATGGAGTCCGGCCCGGAGCTTGAGCCTGGAGACAGGGTCAGGGGAAAGATAATCAGCATCGGCAAGGATCATGTATATGTTGATACCGGCACCAAGACCGACGGTGTTGCAGACAGGGAGGATCTTCTGGACAGTGAGGGCAACCTTGCCCTTGAAGAAGGGGATTCAGTAGAGCTGTTCGTGGTTTCCAGGCATCAGGGCGAAATCAGGCTGGCCTCTTCTTTCGGCGCTCATGGTGGCGTGCAGCAGCTTATGCAGGCCATGGAGCAGGAGATACCGGTACAGGGCAAAGTCAAGGAGACCTGCAAAGGCGGTTTCAGGGTTCAGGTCATGGGCAATCACCTCGCCTTCTGTCCCATGAGCCAGATGGACAATCGCATGGTTGAGGACTCCCAGAGCCTGGTGGGGGAGAGCATGACCTTTCTCGTGAGCAGGGTGGAGGCCAATGGCCGGAATATTGTCGTGTCCAGAAGGGCATTAAAGGACAAAGAACAGGCTGAGTCCCTGCACGAATTTTCCAGGAACTATAAGCCCGGGGATGTTCTCCAGGGCACAGTGACCAGGGTTGAACCTTACGGAGTATTTGTAGAGGTTGCCCCGGGTCTTGAGGGCCTGGTGCATATAAGCGAGATGAGCTGGTCCAGAAGTCTTGCTCCAGAGGAGATTGTTTCAGTGGGTGATACAGTATCAGTGCATCTTTTGGGTATAGAAGAAAAGGACAAGGGCCAGGTTCGAATCGGCCTGTCCATGAAGCAGGCTCAGGCAGATCCATGGGAGAGCATCACTGAAAATTTTGAGCCCGGAAGCGTGGTCGAGGGTGTGGTGACCAGAGTCGCACCCTTTGGGGCTTTTGTTGAAATCTCTCCAGGTCTTGAAGGCCTGGTTCATGTGAGCGAAATGAGCTACCTGAAAAGAGTCAGCAAGCCAGAGGAAGAGGTGCAGCCCGGACAGAAAGTCCGGGTAAAGGTCAAAGGGATAGACTCCCTTGAAAGACGGATATCCTTGAGTATGCGCGACGCTCAGGGAGATCCATGGGAAGGAGTCTCCACCCGCTACGAAAAAGGCACCCTGGTTGAAGGAAAGATGGAAAAGCAGGAGGATTTCGGCATGCTGGTGGCCCTGGAACCAGGGGTAGTGGGTCTTGTACCCCGCTCCATCCTTCATCAGAACCAGGATTCGTCCCTGACAAATAAAAAACCGGGAGACAGGGTGAATGTGGCTGTAGAATCAGTGGACGAGGCAAACCGGCGCATATCCCTGCAGCCGGCTGATTCAGTGCAGTCCGAAGAATGGCAGTCCTATGCCCCTGCCCGGGATAACGGTCTTGGCTCCCTGGGACTGGAACTGAAAAAGGCCATGGAAAAGAAAAAAGGTTAG
- a CDS encoding SO_0444 family Cu/Zn efflux transporter — MILQNILSISLAAAPWLLLGLFTAGLIKALIPESTLQRWVGGSGPGAVARAALMGAPLPLCSCGAIPTALAMYRGGAGRGPTTAFLISTPGVGADSLAITYALLGPVMTLARALGAVVTGVVTGLLVSLVRPPCSIESAPAEAGEDGCSCSSTGTGCAGGSTIIPSEPLAVGIKAGMRYVFYDLFRDIIAWILLGLVIAGMLITFVPPQALADYGSGVWAMLVMAVAGMPMYICAAAATPISAGMLMAGVSPGTVLVFLLAVPITSLSTLGVLRREMGSRVLACYVAGIVLTTVLLGLGMDHLVVLAGIDMAVQKGAARDLLPVWLEWTGLVVLVLLTAVTVFKSKGGIFRRR; from the coding sequence ATGATTCTTCAAAACATTCTCTCCATCTCACTTGCTGCTGCTCCATGGCTTCTGCTGGGCCTTTTTACCGCCGGCCTGATCAAGGCCCTGATTCCGGAGAGCACCCTGCAGCGCTGGGTGGGGGGAAGCGGTCCAGGTGCTGTTGCCAGGGCGGCGTTGATGGGAGCACCATTGCCTCTTTGTTCCTGCGGAGCTATCCCCACGGCCCTTGCCATGTACCGCGGCGGGGCGGGGCGCGGCCCCACCACTGCCTTTTTGATCAGCACCCCGGGTGTCGGGGCTGATTCCCTGGCCATTACCTATGCCCTGCTGGGTCCTGTAATGACCCTGGCCAGGGCTCTGGGGGCGGTTGTTACAGGCGTTGTCACCGGGTTGCTGGTATCACTTGTCAGGCCCCCATGTTCTATTGAGTCTGCTCCGGCGGAGGCAGGGGAGGACGGTTGCTCCTGCAGTTCAACCGGGACCGGGTGTGCCGGAGGTTCTACCATAATCCCCAGTGAGCCTCTGGCCGTGGGCATAAAAGCCGGGATGCGCTATGTCTTTTATGATCTGTTCCGGGATATAATCGCCTGGATTCTCCTTGGCCTGGTCATTGCCGGTATGCTCATTACCTTTGTTCCTCCTCAGGCTCTGGCTGATTACGGCAGTGGTGTGTGGGCCATGCTTGTCATGGCCGTGGCCGGGATGCCCATGTATATCTGCGCGGCGGCGGCGACTCCCATCAGCGCCGGCATGCTCATGGCCGGAGTCTCCCCTGGGACGGTACTGGTCTTTTTGCTGGCCGTACCCATCACCAGTCTGTCCACCCTGGGGGTGCTCCGCCGGGAGATGGGCAGCCGGGTTCTGGCCTGTTATGTTGCCGGAATTGTGCTGACCACTGTCTTGCTTGGCCTGGGCATGGACCATCTTGTCGTTCTGGCCGGGATAGATATGGCAGTCCAGAAAGGGGCAGCCAGGGATCTTCTTCCAGTCTGGCTGGAATGGACCGGCCTGGTGGTTCTGGTGCTTTTGACGGCTGTTACGGTCTTTAAGTCGAAAGGGGGCATTTTCCGTCGCAGATAA
- the recR gene encoding recombination mediator RecR: MQKLPRSMQLLVDRLSDLPGIGPKSALRMAMTLLKWPEDKTRGLGQSITDLRDQLCICSQCAALADTDPCSICSDAMREQDKLCLVSEWDSLLVMEESGFFKGRYLVLGGLLSPLDGVRPDSLELDKLRENLQSGQTSEIILALGTTLEAETTGSYIKNMVEKEYPHVRVTRLAQGIPLGSDLKFMDKETLKQSMRFRQNI, translated from the coding sequence GTGCAAAAGTTGCCCAGATCAATGCAGCTTCTTGTGGACCGTCTTTCAGACCTGCCGGGAATAGGTCCCAAGAGTGCGCTGCGCATGGCCATGACCCTTCTTAAATGGCCGGAAGACAAGACCAGGGGGCTGGGGCAGAGCATAACTGATCTCCGGGATCAATTATGTATCTGTTCCCAGTGTGCGGCCCTGGCGGATACAGATCCGTGCTCCATATGCTCCGATGCCATGCGGGAGCAGGACAAGCTCTGCCTGGTATCCGAATGGGACAGCCTGCTGGTCATGGAAGAATCGGGGTTTTTCAAGGGGCGCTACCTGGTGCTGGGGGGGCTTTTGTCTCCCCTGGACGGGGTGCGTCCCGATTCCTTAGAGCTGGACAAGCTGCGTGAGAATCTGCAAAGTGGACAGACCAGTGAAATTATCCTGGCCCTGGGTACCACTCTTGAAGCTGAAACCACCGGATCTTATATCAAAAACATGGTGGAAAAGGAATATCCACATGTACGGGTCACCCGTCTGGCCCAGGGGATACCCCTGGGGTCGGATCTAAAGTTCATGGACAAGGAGACCCTGAAGCAGTCCATGCGCTTCAGGCAGAATATCTAA
- a CDS encoding YbaB/EbfC family nucleoid-associated protein, producing MQDLVKQAQMMQKKMAKMQEELNAREVEASAGGGMVTVKVNGGQEVLEVRIEKDVVDPEDVEMLQDLILAATNDALKRAREMVQGEMSQLTGGMKIPGLF from the coding sequence ATGCAGGATTTGGTAAAACAGGCCCAGATGATGCAGAAGAAAATGGCCAAGATGCAGGAAGAGCTGAATGCCCGGGAGGTGGAGGCATCCGCCGGCGGAGGCATGGTCACGGTAAAGGTGAATGGGGGACAGGAAGTCCTGGAAGTACGGATTGAAAAAGACGTGGTGGATCCCGAGGACGTGGAAATGCTGCAGGATCTTATCCTGGCCGCAACCAACGACGCCCTGAAAAGAGCCCGGGAGATGGTCCAGGGTGAAATGTCCCAGCTTACCGGGGGCATGAAGATTCCGGGACTGTTCTAA
- the dnaX gene encoding DNA polymerase III subunit gamma/tau, with amino-acid sequence MAKAGLTARYRPQNFAQVAGQDFIKSILSRAAGQDRPSHAYLFSGTRGVGKTTLARILSKAINCYNGPAPEPCNQCSSCEQITRGASPDVWEIDAASHTGVDNVRKLREDVAYSPMSGRYKVVIIDEAHMLSTSAFNALLKTLEEPPAHCVFIMATTAPEKFPATVISRCQHYVFKRLTHGELFAHLCFVLDTEGVSYEKEAVHLLTRRGSGSVRDSMSMLGQVLALGDEGLKTADVRRVLGLADQELFLRLMQHILDQDLVRLHEMVNYLLEQGLDLGFFLQEMAQCWRNMFLLSQGGQEAGKVLDLPAEEVEKWREMAGMFAASTIHAGWQMVLESRKSILGSYEPGISLELMLYNLAYLPELIPVSGYAPEPQPRGETRQNTAEKKYPAGGEKKSLNNEYKTSSSPGEPEVVTENFQEFQDRGEDKAEVQEEKPPGTEKDWDGFLDYCREHCRDDMTLARMLKQCSASIDKDQLTLKPEEEYVRSALLRNGREKKLSTLTGSFFGREMQVVFQAGAAPEIFDASPEEKARNHPGVQRLMDAFDARIMDISRNNDKPNS; translated from the coding sequence ATGGCCAAGGCAGGACTTACAGCCAGATATAGACCGCAGAATTTCGCCCAGGTGGCGGGACAGGATTTCATCAAGAGCATTCTGTCCCGGGCGGCGGGGCAGGACAGGCCTTCCCACGCCTATCTGTTCAGCGGCACCAGGGGGGTGGGCAAGACCACCCTGGCCCGGATTTTGTCCAAAGCCATAAACTGCTACAATGGGCCTGCCCCTGAGCCCTGCAACCAGTGTTCAAGCTGCGAGCAGATAACCAGGGGTGCTTCACCGGATGTATGGGAAATAGATGCTGCTTCGCATACCGGCGTGGACAACGTACGCAAGCTGCGCGAGGATGTGGCCTATTCTCCCATGAGCGGCAGGTACAAGGTGGTCATTATTGACGAGGCCCATATGCTGTCCACATCGGCGTTCAACGCCCTGCTCAAGACCCTGGAAGAACCCCCAGCCCACTGTGTATTCATCATGGCCACTACTGCTCCGGAAAAGTTTCCGGCCACAGTGATCAGCAGGTGCCAGCATTATGTTTTCAAACGCCTGACCCACGGCGAGCTTTTTGCGCATCTTTGCTTTGTCCTGGACACCGAAGGGGTATCCTACGAAAAGGAAGCAGTGCATCTTTTGACGCGCCGCGGATCCGGCAGTGTCCGGGACAGCATGTCCATGCTGGGCCAGGTGCTGGCCCTGGGAGACGAGGGGCTGAAGACCGCGGATGTCCGCCGGGTCCTGGGACTTGCGGATCAGGAGCTTTTTCTGCGCCTGATGCAGCATATCCTGGATCAGGACCTGGTCCGGCTGCACGAGATGGTCAATTATCTCCTGGAACAGGGTCTGGATCTTGGTTTTTTCCTGCAGGAAATGGCCCAGTGCTGGCGTAATATGTTTCTTCTTTCCCAGGGTGGTCAGGAGGCTGGAAAAGTCCTGGACCTGCCGGCGGAAGAGGTTGAAAAGTGGCGGGAAATGGCCGGCATGTTTGCGGCCTCAACCATTCATGCCGGGTGGCAGATGGTCCTGGAAAGCCGCAAAAGCATACTGGGCAGTTACGAACCGGGAATCAGCCTGGAACTCATGCTTTACAATCTGGCTTATCTGCCAGAGCTTATTCCTGTTTCCGGGTATGCCCCGGAGCCGCAGCCCCGGGGAGAGACCAGGCAGAACACGGCAGAAAAAAAATATCCTGCAGGCGGGGAAAAAAAAAGCCTCAATAATGAATATAAAACATCCAGCTCTCCCGGGGAACCTGAGGTAGTAACTGAAAATTTCCAGGAATTCCAGGACAGGGGGGAGGATAAAGCTGAGGTTCAAGAAGAAAAGCCGCCCGGGACAGAAAAAGACTGGGACGGTTTTCTGGATTACTGCCGGGAGCATTGCCGCGATGATATGACTCTGGCCAGGATGCTCAAGCAATGCAGCGCCAGTATTGACAAAGATCAGCTGACTCTTAAACCGGAAGAAGAGTATGTTCGGTCCGCTCTGCTAAGAAACGGCCGCGAAAAAAAACTGTCCACCCTGACTGGCAGTTTTTTCGGCAGAGAAATGCAGGTGGTTTTTCAAGCTGGAGCAGCCCCAGAGATTTTTGATGCTTCACCAGAGGAAAAGGCGCGCAATCATCCGGGGGTGCAAAGATTAATGGATGCATTTGATGCCCGGATAATGGATATAAGCAGAAACAACGACAAACCCAACTCATAA
- a CDS encoding branched-chain amino acid transaminase codes for MIQKTENIWFDGQLVPWDEARVHVLTHTLHYGVGVFEGIRSYKCKDGTSALFRLEEHVERLFNSARTVEMEIPFTEEAICQAIVDTLKANKMDQGYIRPLAFIGDGAMGVHPGENSIRVIIATWPWGTYLGEDALQSGIRVRTSSFTRHHVNVMMTKAKVAGNYVNSVLAKREAKADGYDEALMLDVDGYVSEATGENIFLVKHGKLKTPPLGSILGGITRDSIITMARDMGYEVTEQRFTRDELYMADEAFFCGTAAEVTPIREVDRRTIGQGKAGPNTLLFQSEYFKIVRGENMKYAEWLYDYEI; via the coding sequence ATGATTCAGAAGACCGAGAATATCTGGTTTGACGGGCAACTGGTGCCGTGGGACGAGGCCAGGGTGCACGTGCTAACGCACACACTGCATTACGGAGTGGGGGTTTTTGAGGGCATCCGAAGCTACAAGTGCAAAGACGGCACTTCAGCCCTTTTTCGCCTGGAAGAACATGTGGAGCGGCTTTTTAATTCCGCCAGGACAGTGGAAATGGAAATTCCCTTTACAGAGGAGGCAATCTGTCAGGCCATAGTCGACACCCTCAAGGCCAACAAAATGGACCAGGGATATATCCGGCCCCTGGCCTTCATAGGGGACGGGGCCATGGGAGTACATCCCGGGGAAAATTCCATCAGGGTCATTATAGCCACCTGGCCCTGGGGTACTTATCTTGGAGAGGACGCCCTGCAAAGCGGCATCCGGGTCAGGACATCAAGCTTTACCCGGCACCATGTAAATGTCATGATGACCAAGGCCAAGGTGGCGGGCAACTATGTCAACTCGGTGCTGGCCAAAAGAGAGGCCAAAGCTGACGGATATGACGAGGCCCTGATGCTGGATGTGGACGGATACGTATCCGAGGCCACCGGAGAAAACATTTTCCTGGTCAAGCACGGCAAGCTCAAGACTCCACCCCTGGGTTCCATCCTGGGGGGCATTACCAGGGATTCCATAATTACCATGGCCCGGGACATGGGGTATGAAGTAACAGAGCAGCGTTTTACCCGTGATGAGCTTTACATGGCTGATGAGGCCTTTTTCTGCGGTACCGCGGCAGAAGTCACCCCCATCAGGGAAGTGGACCGCAGGACCATCGGTCAGGGCAAGGCCGGACCCAACACCCTGCTTTTCCAGAGCGAATACTTCAAGATAGTCCGCGGGGAAAACATGAAGTACGCTGAATGGCTGTATGACTATGAGATATAG